A window of the Deinococcus aquiradiocola genome harbors these coding sequences:
- a CDS encoding PqqD family protein, which produces MTDLDDELVLLHPLRSEMFSLNAAGGVIWRALPGTAEALVAALTDAFDVTTAEAEADVDALLRELAARDLVRRS; this is translated from the coding sequence GTGACCGATCTGGACGACGAACTTGTGCTGCTGCATCCCCTGAGGAGCGAGATGTTCAGCCTCAACGCGGCCGGAGGGGTAATCTGGCGTGCCCTTCCGGGCACGGCCGAAGCGCTCGTGGCAGCACTGACGGACGCGTTCGATGTGACGACTGCGGAGGCGGAAGCGGATGTGGACGCCCTCCTCCGTGAGCTCGCCGCGCGGGATCTGGTACGCCGGTCTTGA
- a CDS encoding sugar ABC transporter ATP-binding protein gives MSVAPPRPPTPGPATSHPSPATATVAGHSLIKRFSSVTVLHGIDVGFLPGRIHTLMGENGAGKSTLFKVLSGIHQPDGGRIEVLGVPTVLRTPRAAQAQGIYLVPQEPALLGELTVCENMGLGHLPTTGSFPRRVDWKRTRAEAQSVLDTLGLNLSPQLLARDLSIAQQQLVECAKALLRGCRTILFDEPTSPLTVREVDFLFGVMDRLRGEGYTLGFISHRMDEVLQISDEISVLRDGVLVETLARPQFDRKRLVDQMVGRDVTVSRRRTPIPATDRTEQAAPVLEVHDLTSEPAFRNVTFQLRAGEVLGLAGLVGAGRTEVAEAIFGVRPKTGRVTLRGQDITPLRVQEIVRQGLVYVPEDRARHGAILPMSLAENISAGALDSVRHRLGFLDLALERRVAEDLIRRFGVRAHSPDQPIRTLSGGNQQKVVLAKWMNTRPTVAILDEPTRGVDVGAKEEIYDLIEGLAREGLAVIVISSDLEELLRLSDRVLALYEGDVVAELSGDDVTADRVGRAFLGHADPDPGQTPEPPLAATDGRISA, from the coding sequence ATGTCTGTAGCCCCACCGCGCCCGCCGACCCCCGGTCCGGCGACGTCACACCCGTCGCCTGCCACCGCGACCGTCGCAGGCCACAGCCTCATCAAACGCTTCTCGAGCGTCACGGTGCTGCACGGCATCGACGTCGGCTTCCTGCCGGGCCGCATCCACACCCTGATGGGCGAGAACGGCGCCGGAAAATCCACCCTCTTCAAGGTGCTCTCCGGCATCCATCAGCCGGACGGCGGCCGCATCGAGGTCCTGGGTGTCCCCACCGTGCTCCGTACACCACGCGCCGCGCAGGCCCAGGGCATCTACCTCGTGCCGCAGGAACCGGCCCTGCTCGGGGAACTCACCGTCTGCGAGAACATGGGCCTCGGTCACCTGCCGACCACGGGCAGCTTTCCGCGCCGCGTCGACTGGAAACGCACCCGGGCCGAGGCGCAGTCGGTCCTCGACACCCTCGGCCTGAACCTCAGCCCGCAACTGCTCGCCCGCGACCTCAGCATCGCGCAGCAGCAGCTGGTCGAGTGCGCCAAAGCGCTGCTGCGCGGATGCCGCACCATCCTCTTCGACGAGCCGACCTCGCCACTCACCGTGCGTGAAGTGGACTTTCTGTTCGGCGTGATGGACCGTCTGCGCGGCGAGGGCTACACGCTCGGCTTCATCAGCCACCGGATGGACGAAGTCCTGCAGATCAGCGACGAGATCAGCGTCCTGCGGGACGGTGTGCTCGTCGAGACGCTGGCCCGCCCGCAATTCGACCGCAAACGCCTCGTCGACCAGATGGTGGGGCGCGACGTGACGGTCAGCCGCCGCCGCACCCCCATCCCGGCGACCGACCGCACCGAGCAGGCCGCGCCCGTCCTCGAAGTGCACGACCTGACAAGCGAACCGGCCTTCCGGAACGTGACCTTCCAGCTGCGGGCAGGTGAAGTGCTCGGCCTGGCCGGCCTGGTCGGTGCGGGCCGCACCGAGGTCGCCGAAGCGATCTTCGGGGTGCGCCCCAAGACCGGACGGGTCACGCTGCGCGGGCAGGACATCACGCCGCTCCGCGTGCAGGAGATCGTGCGGCAGGGACTGGTGTACGTCCCCGAAGACCGTGCCCGGCACGGCGCGATCCTGCCGATGTCACTCGCCGAGAACATCTCCGCCGGGGCGCTCGACTCGGTCCGGCACCGCCTTGGCTTCCTCGACCTCGCGCTGGAACGCCGCGTCGCCGAGGACCTCATCCGGCGCTTCGGGGTGCGCGCCCACAGTCCCGACCAGCCGATCCGGACCCTGTCCGGCGGCAATCAGCAGAAGGTGGTACTCGCCAAATGGATGAACACCCGGCCCACCGTCGCGATTCTCGACGAACCGACGCGCGGCGTGGACGTGGGCGCCAAGGAGGAAATCTATGACCTCATCGAAGGACTGGCCCGGGAGGGACTCGCGGTGATCGTGATCTCCTCCGACCTCGAAGAACTGCTGCGGCTCTCGGACCGGGTGCTGGCCCTGTACGAGGGCGACGTGGTGGCCGAACTCAGCGGCGACGACGTGACCGCCGACCGGGTGGGCCGCGCCTTCCTCGGTCACGCCGACCCGGACCCCGGCCAGACCCCCGAACCCCCCCTCGCCGCGACCGACGGCCGGATCAGCGCGTGA
- a CDS encoding response regulator codes for MDIPELPIRIQLVEDHDLTRFGLRALLSAQPDFRVVAEARTAEEGLEQLPRSTVDVVLMDINLPGMDGIQAATEVRAAHPGTQVIMLTASNRRDQIFAALASGAVAYCLKSAPPDVLFQAVRAAATGAVFFDPESAKHLLHTVQGSSALSPLTERDTAILRLVADGCGNKEIASALDISVGLVKKHIGDILEKLQANDRTQAAVKAFRAGLI; via the coding sequence ATGGACATCCCTGAACTTCCCATCCGCATTCAACTGGTCGAGGATCACGACCTGACCCGGTTCGGCCTGCGTGCCCTGCTGAGCGCCCAGCCGGACTTCCGGGTGGTGGCGGAGGCGCGCACCGCCGAGGAGGGTCTGGAACAGCTGCCGCGCTCCACGGTAGACGTGGTCCTGATGGACATCAACCTGCCCGGCATGGACGGCATTCAGGCCGCGACCGAGGTGCGTGCCGCGCATCCGGGCACGCAGGTGATCATGCTGACCGCGTCGAACCGTCGGGATCAGATCTTCGCGGCGCTGGCCTCCGGGGCCGTGGCGTACTGCCTGAAGTCCGCACCGCCCGACGTGCTCTTCCAGGCGGTCCGGGCAGCCGCGACGGGCGCCGTGTTCTTCGACCCGGAGAGCGCGAAGCACCTGCTGCACACGGTGCAGGGCAGTTCGGCCCTGTCCCCCCTCACGGAGCGGGACACGGCGATCCTGCGTCTGGTGGCGGACGGCTGCGGCAACAAGGAAATCGCGTCGGCACTCGACATCAGTGTCGGTCTGGTGAAAAAGCACATCGGTGACATCCTCGAAAAGCTCCAGGCGAACGACCGGACGCAGGCGGCCGTGAAGGCCTTCCGTGCCGGACTCATCTGA
- a CDS encoding ABC transporter permease — protein sequence MKAHPLPLAGPPLARPLPGPDWRRILTSRELILIAATLLVTLLAGLVNHDFLAGSNLRFMLLNSVVLGLVALGQTLVIITRGIDLSVAPVLGLAAVVSGLLATRQGLPLWGAVLLVLLLGAVLGLVNGTLVSRVSIPPIIVTLGTYSLYGGLIFLYSGGDQVNSVPDSYAHFGNGVLASWFPVPIPILVLLLVTLAVWFLLGHLPFGRNILAIGNNPVAAHHAGVPVRATLTSAYLIAGTLAALAGLIYVCYTGSATATTGTGDHFELQSIATVLIGGTAVSGGRGSVPGTVLGSTFLSVILTALVFLHVPAIWYSAGEGVMILLAVTSSALNRTGRGRAA from the coding sequence GTGAAGGCGCACCCCCTTCCGCTCGCCGGTCCGCCCCTCGCCCGCCCGCTCCCTGGCCCCGACTGGCGCCGGATCCTCACGTCCCGCGAACTGATCCTGATCGCCGCGACGCTGCTCGTGACGCTGCTGGCCGGCCTCGTCAACCACGACTTCCTCGCGGGCAGCAACCTGCGCTTCATGCTCCTCAACTCGGTGGTGCTGGGCCTGGTGGCGCTCGGGCAGACGCTCGTCATCATCACGCGGGGCATCGACCTCTCGGTCGCGCCGGTGCTGGGCCTCGCGGCGGTGGTGTCGGGACTGCTCGCCACCCGTCAGGGCCTGCCGCTGTGGGGGGCGGTGCTGCTGGTGCTTCTGCTGGGGGCCGTGCTCGGCCTCGTCAACGGCACCCTCGTGTCGCGCGTCAGCATTCCGCCCATCATCGTGACGCTCGGCACCTACAGCCTGTACGGCGGCCTGATCTTCCTGTACTCCGGCGGCGATCAGGTCAACTCGGTCCCGGACAGCTACGCGCACTTCGGCAACGGCGTCCTCGCCTCCTGGTTCCCCGTCCCCATCCCGATCCTGGTGCTGCTGCTGGTGACGCTGGCCGTCTGGTTCCTGCTCGGGCACCTGCCGTTCGGACGCAACATCCTCGCCATCGGCAACAATCCCGTCGCCGCGCACCACGCCGGAGTTCCGGTCCGCGCCACCCTCACCTCCGCGTACTTGATCGCCGGGACCCTCGCGGCCCTCGCCGGACTGATCTACGTCTGCTACACCGGTTCGGCGACCGCCACCACCGGCACCGGCGACCACTTCGAACTGCAGTCCATCGCGACCGTGCTCATCGGCGGGACGGCCGTCTCCGGCGGGCGCGGCAGCGTGCCCGGCACGGTGCTCGGCAGCACCTTCCTGAGCGTGATCCTCACGGCGCTGGTGTTCCTGCACGTTCCCGCCATCTGGTACTCGGCCGGTGAGGGCGTCATGATCCTGCTGGCCGTCACCAGCAGCGCCCTGAACCGCACGGGCCGCGGGCGGGCCGCGTGA
- a CDS encoding nucleotidyltransferase family protein translates to MPPQSPSAASRLVTHPGRLTLDALPEMRHLNLEGYVYGQLPAHHALRQHLRPAALQQALRHQVIAHELRALLCVWTAEEIPVLLTKGFAMAEFEYPEASQRYYGDVDVVLPDDPAIVTRAVHLALAHGWRTDEHYADPGRWTHETAHLFSPSGHVRLDVHRFVISWTSGPQRHIRQITRSVWQESAVQEWRGLPVRRPSPVDQAVVTLILARTWGGDAGGLKAADYTDLQQLRTNHGLTVQALTDRADAFRARHTVRAFLRVCDPWRGAFTLGEPTARRTLLRGPLLDGRFTLGDVWMTRLCALPDRAAQMNRVFPHVRAGLQDARRGDSPGSTPHVRHASSPLRHAERLSLEAAGRWLTRLHRPWRPLGALHRERAYVTFRILREAGDDVDLVLGQSPQTGQTRVWIEDRHGIPDWYGDPRPTRNFREVKRWSSRPAHPDPHHP, encoded by the coding sequence GTGCCGCCCCAGTCTCCTTCCGCCGCTTCACGCCTGGTGACCCACCCGGGCCGACTCACCCTGGACGCGCTTCCCGAAATGCGTCATCTGAACCTCGAAGGATACGTGTATGGCCAGCTTCCCGCGCACCACGCGCTGCGCCAGCACCTGCGCCCGGCAGCGCTGCAGCAGGCCCTGCGCCATCAGGTGATCGCGCACGAACTGCGCGCCCTGCTGTGCGTCTGGACGGCCGAGGAGATTCCCGTCCTGCTCACCAAGGGCTTCGCCATGGCGGAATTCGAGTACCCGGAAGCCTCACAGCGGTACTACGGCGACGTCGACGTGGTGCTGCCCGACGATCCCGCCATCGTCACCCGCGCCGTGCACCTCGCGCTCGCGCACGGCTGGCGCACGGACGAGCACTACGCTGACCCCGGCCGCTGGACGCACGAGACGGCCCACCTCTTCAGTCCGAGCGGCCACGTCCGGCTCGACGTGCACCGCTTCGTCATCTCCTGGACGTCCGGACCGCAGCGGCACATCCGGCAGATCACCCGGTCCGTCTGGCAGGAGAGCGCCGTGCAGGAGTGGCGCGGCCTCCCGGTCCGCCGCCCGTCCCCCGTGGATCAGGCGGTCGTGACCCTGATCCTGGCGCGCACCTGGGGTGGAGACGCCGGAGGCCTGAAGGCTGCCGACTACACTGACCTCCAGCAGCTCCGGACGAACCACGGCCTCACCGTCCAGGCGCTGACGGACAGAGCAGACGCGTTCCGGGCCAGGCACACGGTCCGTGCCTTCCTGCGGGTGTGCGATCCCTGGCGCGGCGCGTTCACGCTCGGCGAACCCACGGCCCGCCGCACCCTGCTGCGCGGCCCCCTCCTCGACGGACGCTTCACGCTGGGCGACGTGTGGATGACCCGCCTGTGCGCCCTGCCGGACCGTGCGGCGCAGATGAACCGCGTGTTCCCGCACGTCCGGGCGGGCCTGCAGGACGCGCGGCGCGGGGACTCGCCCGGCAGCACGCCGCACGTGCGCCACGCCTCCTCACCCCTCCGTCATGCCGAGCGGTTGTCGCTCGAAGCGGCCGGACGCTGGCTGACAAGACTTCACCGTCCCTGGCGCCCGCTCGGCGCACTGCACCGCGAACGGGCGTACGTGACCTTCCGGATCCTCCGTGAAGCGGGTGACGACGTGGACCTCGTCCTCGGCCAGTCACCGCAGACCGGGCAGACCCGCGTGTGGATCGAGGACCGCCACGGCATTCCCGACTGGTACGGCGACCCGCGTCCCACCCGGAATTTCCGGGAAGTGAAGCGCTGGTCATCCCGGCCAGCACACCCGGACCCGCACCACCCCTGA
- a CDS encoding autoinducer 2 ABC transporter substrate-binding protein, which yields MTKPSWKSAVLIATSALCVGAALAAAPDTSKRLKVAMVPKLLGLSVFKANEKGAIAAAKDLNIDFLYTAPVTASAQGQVEIFNSLIARKYDVITTTSNNPTQLAPALRRAMKMGIKVVSYDSDVSADARDFFIQNTSYPEMGKALVDSVAKYIAPDAEVAILSSTPDATIQNEWIKALTAYMKTAYPRMKIVTTQYGYSNPTQSLTAGVNILQANKNVKAIIAPDGGAEVGAAAAVEKLGLTGKVFVTGCSNPDSIRAYVKKDIIKASPLWDEVKEGMLVMHVARLAANNALQKNGSFTAGSLGKFDVKDGVIVFSKPLVFTKANIDQYRF from the coding sequence ATGACCAAGCCATCCTGGAAGTCCGCCGTCCTGATCGCCACTTCCGCCCTCTGCGTCGGTGCCGCCCTGGCCGCCGCGCCCGACACCTCCAAACGCCTCAAGGTCGCCATGGTCCCCAAACTGCTCGGCCTGTCGGTCTTCAAGGCCAACGAGAAGGGCGCCATCGCCGCCGCGAAGGACCTGAACATCGACTTCCTGTACACCGCGCCCGTCACGGCCTCCGCGCAGGGCCAGGTGGAGATCTTCAACAGCCTGATCGCCCGCAAGTACGACGTCATCACCACCACCTCCAACAACCCCACCCAGCTCGCCCCCGCCCTGCGCCGCGCCATGAAGATGGGCATCAAGGTCGTGTCGTACGACTCGGACGTGTCCGCCGACGCCCGCGACTTCTTCATCCAGAACACCTCGTACCCCGAGATGGGCAAGGCCCTCGTCGACTCGGTCGCCAAGTACATCGCGCCCGACGCCGAAGTCGCGATCCTCTCCAGCACGCCCGACGCCACCATCCAGAACGAGTGGATCAAGGCCCTGACCGCCTACATGAAGACCGCCTACCCCAGGATGAAGATCGTCACCACCCAGTACGGGTACTCCAATCCCACCCAGTCGCTCACGGCAGGCGTGAACATCCTGCAGGCCAACAAGAACGTCAAGGCGATCATCGCGCCGGACGGCGGGGCCGAGGTCGGCGCGGCCGCCGCAGTCGAGAAGCTCGGCCTGACCGGCAAGGTCTTCGTGACCGGCTGCAGCAACCCCGACTCCATCCGCGCCTACGTCAAGAAAGACATCATCAAGGCCAGCCCCCTCTGGGACGAGGTCAAGGAAGGCATGCTCGTCATGCACGTCGCCCGCCTCGCCGCCAACAACGCCCTGCAGAAGAACGGCAGCTTCACGGCCGGCAGCCTGGGCAAGTTTGACGTGAAGGACGGCGTGATCGTCTTCAGCAAACCGCTGGTCTTCACCAAGGCCAACATCGACCAGTACCGGTTCTGA
- a CDS encoding sensor histidine kinase: MTPATRELVRLLERPDHVPIWRAGVITLFCVLVGDLLTPAHTPLSLGLPALLAASLIARSERLTARLTALSVMGSVATGLYEILRSGSDTDVVLLRMGVTVLVLLSGIWATWQARRAEAVITPDVPVLNVPDIESGTAHPTERAARTLAHLSGAHGHRLHHVENAAAWIARQQLITPLPPVRRAGLRLSQARLPAPVPAAPGDVWRDVQGNVYVRFAPPGQGETVVELTRPSAPVPFIGDAAHVLQMQIERFALFEQVRVQRELLRDLVYAFSHDLRTPITANILHAEAALSGAYGPLNADLALFLQHSQQGNRDLLTVSDQLMLLAEYESGDLTGEPSTPIDLESVIRSVVGDVQLRGRERGIHFELHLQSCHVLGHAYDLRRAVQNLLENAVKFSPERLFVRVHLRSDGQHALIEVMDQGPGVPDTQIPHLFKRFRTSTRGSGTGFGLYLARRIVERYGGTLTYERSVSDHPWTTFRLCLPLERD; this comes from the coding sequence ATGACCCCAGCCACCCGAGAACTCGTCCGCCTGCTGGAGCGACCGGATCACGTGCCGATCTGGCGGGCCGGCGTCATCACGCTGTTCTGCGTCCTCGTCGGGGATCTGCTCACCCCGGCCCACACGCCGCTCTCGTTGGGACTGCCGGCCCTGCTGGCCGCGTCGCTCATCGCGCGCTCCGAGCGCCTCACCGCGCGCCTCACGGCCCTGTCGGTGATGGGCAGCGTCGCCACCGGACTCTACGAAATTCTGCGGAGCGGGTCCGACACGGACGTGGTGCTGCTGCGGATGGGTGTCACGGTTCTCGTCCTGCTCAGCGGTATCTGGGCGACGTGGCAGGCGCGGCGGGCGGAGGCGGTGATCACGCCGGACGTGCCGGTCCTGAACGTGCCCGACATCGAGAGCGGCACGGCGCACCCCACCGAGCGGGCCGCGCGCACGCTCGCTCACCTGTCCGGCGCACACGGTCACCGGCTACACCACGTCGAGAATGCCGCTGCGTGGATCGCCCGGCAGCAGCTGATCACGCCGCTCCCCCCGGTCCGCCGGGCAGGACTGCGCCTCTCACAGGCGCGGCTGCCAGCCCCCGTTCCTGCAGCGCCCGGTGACGTGTGGCGTGATGTGCAGGGCAACGTGTACGTCCGTTTCGCGCCGCCCGGGCAGGGGGAGACGGTGGTGGAACTCACGCGGCCCAGCGCGCCTGTGCCATTCATCGGGGACGCGGCCCATGTCCTGCAGATGCAGATCGAACGCTTCGCTCTGTTCGAGCAGGTGCGCGTGCAGCGCGAACTGCTGCGCGACCTCGTGTACGCCTTCTCGCACGACCTGCGAACCCCCATTACCGCGAACATCCTGCATGCCGAGGCGGCCCTGAGCGGTGCGTACGGCCCGCTCAACGCGGACCTCGCCCTGTTCCTGCAGCACTCACAGCAGGGAAACCGTGACCTGCTGACGGTCTCGGACCAGTTGATGCTGCTCGCCGAGTACGAGAGCGGTGACCTGACAGGCGAGCCCAGCACTCCGATCGACCTGGAGAGCGTGATCCGCAGCGTGGTGGGCGACGTACAGTTGCGGGGCCGCGAGCGTGGCATCCACTTCGAGCTGCACCTGCAGTCCTGCCACGTGCTCGGTCACGCCTACGACCTGCGCCGCGCCGTGCAGAACCTGCTGGAGAACGCCGTGAAGTTCAGCCCGGAGCGTCTCTTCGTGCGGGTCCACCTGAGGAGCGACGGGCAGCACGCCCTGATTGAAGTGATGGATCAGGGGCCGGGCGTGCCGGACACCCAGATCCCTCACCTGTTCAAACGCTTCCGGACGTCCACCCGCGGCAGCGGCACCGGCTTCGGGCTGTACCTCGCCCGGCGCATCGTGGAACGGTACGGCGGCACCCTCACCTACGAACGCAGCGTTTCTGATCACCCATGGACGACCTTCCGCCTTTGCCTTCCCCTCGAGCGCGACTGA
- a CDS encoding NAD-dependent epimerase/dehydratase family protein, translating into MKRIIMTGGSGKAGKYVVRHLLDHGYQVLNLDSQKLDEPRARTDITDITDSGQVFNALTSYMGTHEFDPDQRPVRPDAVVHFAAIPRVLLRPDNELFRINAMGTYNVIEAAVKLGIPKVIIASSETIYGTTFAYEHRDPLYFPLDEEYPVDPMDSYALSKVVNERTARAFSLRNGTDIYALRIGNVIEPHEYAQFPDFFRDPGFRKRITWSYIDARDLAEITRLAVETDGLGYQVFNAVSDDTSSDLPTKELLARYYPAVPVKGELGEYETLLSGRKVREVLGFRQAHHWRDYVDPVHQPATQGEGR; encoded by the coding sequence ATGAAACGAATCATCATGACCGGCGGCAGCGGCAAGGCAGGCAAGTACGTGGTCCGCCACCTGCTCGACCACGGCTACCAGGTGCTCAACCTCGACAGTCAGAAACTCGACGAGCCGCGCGCCCGGACCGACATCACCGACATCACCGACTCCGGACAGGTCTTCAACGCCCTGACGAGCTACATGGGCACGCACGAGTTCGACCCGGATCAGCGCCCCGTCCGGCCCGACGCGGTCGTCCACTTCGCGGCCATCCCGCGCGTCCTGCTGCGGCCCGACAACGAACTCTTCCGGATCAACGCGATGGGCACCTACAACGTGATCGAGGCGGCCGTGAAACTCGGCATTCCCAAGGTGATCATCGCGTCCAGCGAGACCATCTACGGCACCACCTTCGCGTACGAGCACCGCGACCCGCTGTACTTCCCGCTCGACGAGGAATACCCGGTCGATCCGATGGACAGCTACGCCCTCTCCAAGGTCGTCAACGAGCGCACGGCGCGCGCCTTCTCGCTCCGGAACGGCACCGACATCTACGCCCTGCGGATCGGGAACGTGATCGAACCGCACGAGTACGCGCAGTTCCCGGACTTCTTCCGTGACCCCGGCTTCCGGAAACGCATCACCTGGAGCTACATCGACGCCCGCGACCTCGCGGAGATCACCCGGCTCGCCGTCGAGACGGACGGCCTCGGCTACCAGGTCTTCAACGCCGTCTCGGACGACACCTCCTCCGACCTGCCCACGAAGGAACTGCTGGCCCGCTACTACCCGGCCGTGCCGGTGAAGGGCGAACTGGGCGAGTACGAGACGCTGCTCTCCGGACGCAAGGTCCGCGAGGTGCTGGGCTTCCGGCAGGCGCACCACTGGCGGGATTACGTGGACCCGGTGCACCAGCCGGCCACGCAGGGAGAGGGCCGATGA
- a CDS encoding ABC transporter permease has protein sequence MTRSLREAPAPARRRARIGGWELALAALLLLQLLAFSALVPGFFDGLGGLLNVTTNFLPFGLVALGLVPVILTGGIDLSVGAVAGFSAVLMAVLWKHFGLSLGVAVPLALLAGALLGGVNGLLITRTRTEPLIVTLATSFVFTSVTTALAGAEPPSGFPDRFNALGTGALGGVPYQLILFAVLAVVFSLLVTRTRFGRSVVMVGHNRDASRYSGIDVNATLAWVYVLSGVMAALAGVVLAAYYSAVRSDMGDILLLSALTMVVLGGINIFGGEGSVLGAVLAVLLLGFLRQGLLIAGFSDMVTTMVTGAILLVAITAKNLLAGGSFTARLQARFRPASTGSPSPPENAMK, from the coding sequence GTGACCCGCTCCCTGCGCGAAGCGCCCGCCCCGGCCCGCCGCCGGGCACGGATCGGCGGCTGGGAGCTCGCCCTGGCGGCCCTGCTGCTGCTGCAACTGCTGGCGTTCTCGGCGCTGGTGCCGGGCTTCTTCGACGGGCTGGGCGGCCTGCTGAACGTCACCACCAACTTCCTGCCGTTCGGGCTGGTCGCGCTGGGCCTCGTGCCGGTCATCCTGACGGGCGGCATCGACCTCTCGGTCGGCGCGGTGGCCGGGTTCAGCGCGGTCCTGATGGCGGTCCTCTGGAAGCACTTCGGGCTGAGTCTCGGCGTGGCCGTACCGCTGGCCCTGCTGGCGGGCGCCCTGCTCGGCGGCGTGAACGGCCTGCTCATCACCCGCACCCGCACCGAGCCGCTCATCGTCACGCTCGCCACCAGCTTCGTCTTCACGAGCGTCACCACCGCCCTGGCCGGCGCCGAACCGCCCTCCGGCTTCCCCGACCGCTTCAACGCGCTCGGCACCGGCGCGCTCGGCGGCGTCCCGTACCAGCTGATCCTGTTCGCCGTGCTGGCCGTCGTGTTCAGCCTGCTCGTCACCCGCACCCGCTTCGGCCGCAGCGTCGTGATGGTCGGCCACAACCGCGACGCCAGCCGCTACTCCGGCATCGACGTGAACGCCACCCTCGCCTGGGTGTACGTCCTGAGCGGCGTCATGGCGGCCCTGGCGGGCGTGGTGCTGGCCGCGTACTACAGCGCCGTGCGCAGCGACATGGGCGACATCCTGCTGCTCAGCGCGCTGACCATGGTGGTGCTCGGCGGCATCAACATCTTCGGCGGCGAGGGCAGCGTACTCGGCGCGGTACTGGCCGTCCTGCTGCTCGGCTTCCTGCGCCAGGGTCTGCTGATCGCCGGGTTCTCCGACATGGTCACCACCATGGTGACGGGCGCGATCCTGCTCGTCGCCATCACCGCCAAGAACCTGCTGGCGGGCGGCAGCTTCACTGCCCGGCTGCAGGCACGCTTCCGCCCCGCGTCCACCGGTTCTCCCTCCCCACCGGAGAACGCCATGAAATAG
- a CDS encoding aspartate/glutamate racemase family protein produces MTTETHPQQTVVIVHTGPVTVAPLAAQAAELLPGVRIVNLVDDSLLKDVMAAGGVTPAVNSRMQQYYRIGQEMGATAILNACSSVGEVADAAMDSLDIPLVKIDVAMAEAAVSRASRIGVAATVATTLDPTVRLIEKTAARLGRDVTVVRKLCEGAFDALLAGHTDEHDRLVGEGLADLASQVDVIVLAQVSMGRVADALGDRIAVPVLTSPRLGMERLAGVLKGLEAASPDAPPVSPGAAPAR; encoded by the coding sequence ATGACCACCGAAACGCACCCGCAGCAGACGGTCGTGATCGTCCACACCGGCCCCGTGACGGTCGCCCCGCTCGCCGCGCAGGCCGCCGAACTCCTGCCCGGCGTGCGGATCGTGAACCTCGTCGACGACAGCCTCCTCAAGGACGTGATGGCCGCCGGTGGCGTCACGCCCGCCGTGAACAGCCGCATGCAGCAGTACTACCGGATCGGGCAGGAAATGGGCGCCACGGCGATCCTGAACGCCTGCTCGTCGGTCGGCGAGGTCGCGGACGCCGCCATGGACAGCCTGGACATCCCGCTCGTGAAGATCGACGTGGCGATGGCCGAGGCGGCCGTGTCGCGCGCCAGCCGCATCGGGGTGGCCGCCACCGTCGCCACCACCCTCGACCCCACCGTGCGCCTGATCGAGAAGACGGCCGCGCGCCTCGGCCGGGACGTGACCGTGGTCCGCAAACTGTGCGAGGGAGCCTTCGACGCGCTGCTGGCCGGTCACACCGACGAGCACGACCGGCTGGTGGGGGAGGGGCTGGCCGACCTGGCGTCACAGGTGGACGTGATCGTACTCGCTCAGGTTTCGATGGGCCGCGTGGCGGACGCGCTCGGCGACCGGATCGCGGTGCCGGTGCTCACCAGCCCCAGGCTCGGCATGGAACGGCTGGCCGGCGTCCTGAAAGGTCTGGAGGCGGCCTCGCCGGACGCGCCGCCCGTGTCGCCCGGCGCCGCGCCCGCACGATGA